The following are encoded in a window of Sutcliffiella horikoshii genomic DNA:
- a CDS encoding FAD-dependent oxidoreductase: MNIVLVGGGHAHLKCLLDIRKNKFPFPDQNILLISPNQYQYYSGMFSGYTEGLYSEDEIRIDLKDMAEKAGVTFTEDIVTEVSVCDKTLMTKAGASIPFSVVSFDTGSYIEGPSSFEEYMVQIKPNYLFADMLKVYRDVDFPVVVGGGASGVEIALAITAWRKKNGYPTNVKLITSSKLLPSSSSKTSKVIKEIAVWKGLTVIEDDSVEEMNESHVITQNGRSLPHSQVLWLTGPSSPDIFKRSTLPCDQNGFLLTEKTLQAKGLPFIFGAGDCITLESFPDLPKNGVYAVRQAELLWKNITSYLNGEVCSTFTPQRQFLSLLSTGNKEALLQYGRFTIHSKLAWKLKNKIDTDYMQKYI; encoded by the coding sequence TTGAACATTGTATTAGTTGGTGGAGGCCACGCCCATTTGAAGTGTTTGTTGGATATAAGGAAAAATAAATTCCCTTTTCCAGATCAAAACATTTTGTTAATCTCACCAAATCAGTATCAATACTACTCAGGTATGTTTTCGGGGTATACCGAAGGCTTGTACTCAGAAGATGAAATAAGAATCGATTTAAAAGACATGGCTGAAAAAGCAGGGGTAACGTTTACTGAGGATATAGTTACCGAGGTTTCTGTTTGTGATAAAACCCTTATGACAAAGGCTGGGGCCAGTATTCCTTTCAGTGTAGTCTCATTTGATACAGGCTCATACATAGAGGGGCCTTCCTCTTTTGAAGAATACATGGTTCAAATTAAACCAAATTACCTTTTTGCAGATATGCTGAAGGTATACCGCGATGTTGATTTCCCAGTGGTTGTCGGGGGCGGGGCTTCAGGGGTAGAAATTGCCTTAGCAATTACGGCTTGGAGAAAGAAAAACGGCTATCCCACTAATGTCAAACTGATTACTTCCTCGAAGCTGTTGCCCTCTTCCTCCAGCAAAACCTCCAAAGTGATAAAAGAAATAGCTGTATGGAAAGGACTTACAGTAATTGAGGATGATAGTGTAGAAGAAATGAATGAGAGTCATGTTATAACACAAAACGGAAGAAGCCTACCTCATTCTCAAGTTCTGTGGTTGACTGGCCCAAGCTCACCTGACATCTTTAAGAGAAGTACGCTTCCTTGTGATCAGAATGGCTTTCTTTTGACTGAAAAAACACTTCAAGCTAAAGGGCTACCGTTCATTTTTGGAGCAGGTGATTGTATAACTCTTGAATCGTTTCCTGACCTTCCTAAAAACGGCGTATATGCTGTGAGACAAGCGGAGTTGCTTTGGAAAAACATCACCAGCTACTTAAATGGTGAAGTGTGTTCTACATTCACTCCCCAACGTCAGTTTTTATCATTACTATCCACAGGTAATAAAGAAGCCTTACTGCAATACGGACGCTTTACAATTCACAGCAAGCTAGCATGGAAGCTGAAGAATAAGATTGATACAGACTATATGCAGAAATACATTTGA
- a CDS encoding ABC transporter ATP-binding protein encodes MFSVLGKLGWFFKEHWKRYTVAIALLIFAGILEVIPPKMIGMAIDDIQIGAFTPEKLMQYVIFLTILAIVIYGITYTWMYQLFGSSFLVERSLRSKLMGHLLKMTPTFYEKNRTGDLMARATNDLKAISTTAGFGVLTLIDSSVFMLIILGTMGFMISWKLTLAAIIPLPLMAIAMNIYGKKIHQRFTEAQDAFGDMNDKVLESIAGVRVIRAYVQERADQGRFHEMTDDVYKKNVKVAIIDSLFEPTIKLLVGASYLIGLGYGAYLVFHKSITLGELVAFNVYLGMLIWPMFAIGELINVMQRGNASLDRVNETLAYKEDVRDHHETIDVSTPSMIEFNQVTFKYPSSNAENLKNVSFHLKAGQTLGIVGKTGSGKTTLIKQLLREYPLGTGTININGVDLEKIPLDTVQGWIGYVPQDHILFSRSVKENILFGKEDATDEEIAQAIRSSAFEKDLELLPEGLQTLVGEKGVSLSGGQKQRISIARALIADPQILILDDSLSAVDAKTEATIIENIRNERAGKTTIITTHRLSGVQHADWIIVLEDGKIVESGMHDQLMAIGGWYKEQFVRQQVQSPKGGEVLT; translated from the coding sequence AGAGGTTATTCCGCCGAAGATGATCGGAATGGCCATTGATGATATACAAATAGGTGCCTTCACGCCTGAAAAGTTAATGCAATACGTAATTTTTCTAACCATATTGGCGATAGTCATTTATGGGATTACCTACACATGGATGTATCAGCTTTTTGGAAGCTCCTTCTTAGTGGAAAGATCACTAAGGTCAAAATTGATGGGCCATTTGTTAAAGATGACACCTACATTTTATGAGAAAAACCGCACGGGGGATTTAATGGCAAGGGCAACGAATGACTTGAAAGCCATTTCCACCACAGCAGGTTTCGGGGTTTTAACACTCATTGATTCTAGTGTGTTCATGTTGATCATCTTGGGGACGATGGGCTTTATGATCAGTTGGAAGCTGACATTAGCAGCTATCATTCCACTACCATTGATGGCAATTGCTATGAATATATATGGGAAGAAAATTCATCAGCGTTTTACAGAAGCGCAGGATGCTTTTGGAGATATGAACGACAAAGTCCTCGAATCCATTGCAGGGGTCAGAGTTATTCGCGCCTATGTACAGGAAAGAGCGGATCAGGGCAGATTTCATGAGATGACGGATGATGTGTATAAGAAAAATGTAAAAGTTGCCATCATTGATTCTCTCTTTGAGCCGACCATTAAACTGCTTGTCGGGGCAAGTTACCTAATTGGTCTCGGATATGGGGCTTACTTGGTTTTCCATAAATCAATTACTTTAGGCGAGCTCGTGGCGTTCAATGTATATTTGGGAATGTTAATTTGGCCGATGTTTGCAATTGGTGAGCTAATCAACGTCATGCAGAGGGGAAATGCATCGCTCGATCGTGTTAACGAGACCCTAGCTTACAAAGAGGATGTCCGCGATCACCATGAAACGATAGATGTGTCTACTCCTTCCATGATTGAGTTCAATCAAGTTACATTCAAATACCCTTCCTCTAATGCGGAAAATTTAAAGAATGTTTCTTTCCATCTAAAAGCAGGGCAAACACTTGGGATTGTCGGGAAAACAGGAAGCGGGAAAACAACATTGATTAAGCAACTTTTAAGAGAGTACCCACTTGGTACAGGTACCATTAATATAAATGGGGTGGATTTGGAAAAAATCCCGTTGGATACGGTTCAAGGCTGGATTGGCTATGTGCCACAGGATCATATCCTATTCTCGCGGTCTGTTAAAGAAAACATCTTATTTGGAAAAGAAGATGCAACGGATGAAGAAATTGCGCAAGCGATCAGATCATCTGCTTTTGAAAAAGATCTAGAATTGCTTCCGGAAGGGCTGCAGACGTTGGTTGGAGAAAAAGGAGTATCGTTATCAGGAGGACAGAAACAGCGTATTTCCATTGCACGTGCCCTTATTGCAGATCCTCAAATATTGATACTTGATGATTCATTATCAGCAGTCGATGCGAAAACAGAAGCAACAATCATTGAAAATATTAGAAATGAACGCGCTGGAAAAACAACAATAATTACCACACACCGCCTATCTGGGGTACAGCATGCTGATTGGATTATTGTGTTGGAAGACGGAAAAATTGTAGAATCCGGCATGCATGACCAGTTGATGGCCATCGGAGGCTGGTACAAAGAACAGTTTGTTAGGCAGCAAGTTCAATCGCCAAAAGGAGGCGAGGTTTTAACATGA
- a CDS encoding amino acid ABC transporter substrate-binding protein, producing the protein MKKILSIFTLLLLSAVVLTACGTTNNNGAGGDAPKESDNLLSKVEEEGELLVGTEGTYPPFTFHDESGKLTGFDVEIAEAIAEKMGVEVKFMETQWDAMFAGLDSKRFDMIANQVGIREDRLEKYDFSDHYITSAAVLVAKEDNDEINSFEDIEGKKSAQSLTSNYADIAREYKAEIEGVEGFNQAVELINSNRVDVTINDKLSVLDFQKNRPNAQIKIVDEAGDAAQSGMMFRKGSDELVEAVNKALAEIIEDGTYEEISEKWFGENVLN; encoded by the coding sequence ATGAAGAAAATTTTATCTATATTCACATTACTTTTACTATCTGCAGTAGTGTTAACTGCATGTGGTACAACGAATAATAACGGTGCTGGAGGAGATGCTCCTAAAGAATCGGATAATCTTCTTAGCAAGGTGGAAGAAGAAGGGGAACTTCTAGTAGGAACAGAAGGTACATACCCTCCATTTACATTCCATGATGAGTCTGGAAAGTTGACAGGTTTTGATGTAGAAATAGCAGAAGCGATTGCTGAAAAAATGGGTGTAGAAGTAAAATTCATGGAAACACAATGGGATGCTATGTTTGCAGGTCTTGATTCTAAGCGCTTTGATATGATTGCAAACCAAGTGGGAATCCGTGAAGACCGTTTAGAAAAATACGATTTCTCAGACCACTATATTACTTCAGCTGCAGTACTAGTAGCAAAAGAAGATAATGATGAAATAAATAGTTTTGAAGATATTGAAGGCAAGAAGTCTGCTCAATCTCTAACAAGTAATTATGCAGATATTGCGCGTGAGTATAAAGCTGAAATTGAAGGCGTTGAAGGATTCAACCAAGCGGTAGAACTAATTAACTCCAATCGTGTTGATGTAACGATCAATGATAAATTATCTGTTCTTGATTTCCAAAAAAACCGTCCAAATGCACAAATTAAAATTGTTGATGAAGCGGGAGATGCAGCGCAGAGTGGCATGATGTTCCGCAAAGGCAGTGATGAGTTAGTAGAAGCGGTAAATAAAGCACTTGCTGAAATTATCGAAGACGGAACGTATGAAGAAATTTCAGAGAAATGGTTTGGTGAAAATGTACTTAACTAA
- a CDS encoding ABC transporter ATP-binding protein, which translates to MKDIKEIKSGKRLFQYALTQKRIIIIALFMLSIAVAAELTGPFIAKRMIDEHILGIEKAWIETEQDGENRVYFEGNYYGREDREEESATSENTARILQVGREYYFLPSDIRFDGERSASNSEVTIRRGEEEQSYPAQKLTNSELINFYQPEVKYIIYLVGLYFALLVVASFFQYGQSYYLQTSANRIIQKMREDVFGQIQKLPIQYFDHLPAGKVVSRITNDTETIKELYVTVLATFFSGLIYITGIYIALFLLDVRLALICLTLIPILIVWFIFYRKYASVYNHKIRALLSDINGNINESIQGMTIIQAFRRQKKATEEFEGWNEQHFTYQNKLLSLNALTSHNLVGVLRNISFVVVIWYFGGASLGIGTIVSLGVLYAFVDYLGRMFGPITGMVNQLANLEQARVSAVRVFELMDEAGVQVSDIKHPRYEGNVSFQSVWFGYKENEYVLKDISFTASKGETVALVGHTGSGKSSIMNLLFRFYDIEKGKIVIDGQNIQELPKQAIRQHMGIVLQDPFLFTGTIASNVSLDDSSISMDRVKKALEDVGAMDFINALPKGLEEPVIEKGSTLSSGQRQLISFARALAFDPAILILDEATASIDTETEAVIQQALEVLKKGRTTFIIAHRLSTIKNADQILVLDRGEIVERGNHSELMERKGKYYQMYELQQGSKDLAV; encoded by the coding sequence ATGAAAGACATCAAAGAAATAAAATCAGGCAAACGCCTATTTCAATATGCACTAACTCAAAAGAGAATCATCATTATTGCATTGTTCATGCTGTCCATTGCGGTTGCAGCAGAATTGACTGGTCCTTTTATCGCTAAAAGAATGATTGACGAGCATATTCTTGGCATTGAAAAAGCTTGGATCGAAACAGAGCAAGATGGTGAAAATCGAGTATATTTTGAAGGAAACTATTATGGCAGGGAAGACAGGGAAGAAGAAAGTGCAACCTCTGAAAACACAGCAAGGATACTTCAGGTCGGCAGAGAGTATTATTTCTTGCCTTCAGATATCCGCTTTGATGGGGAAAGGTCTGCTTCTAATAGTGAGGTCACCATTAGAAGAGGAGAAGAGGAGCAAAGCTATCCTGCGCAAAAATTGACTAACAGTGAATTGATCAACTTTTATCAGCCAGAAGTAAAATATATTATCTATCTTGTAGGGTTATATTTTGCCTTGCTTGTAGTGGCTTCATTTTTTCAATACGGCCAAAGTTATTATCTTCAGACATCTGCCAACCGCATCATTCAGAAAATGAGGGAGGATGTGTTTGGGCAGATACAGAAATTACCGATACAATACTTTGATCATCTCCCTGCAGGGAAAGTAGTATCAAGGATTACCAATGACACGGAAACGATCAAGGAGTTATATGTAACAGTCCTTGCAACATTCTTTTCGGGACTGATTTATATAACTGGAATTTATATCGCATTATTTTTACTTGATGTAAGGTTGGCCTTAATTTGCTTGACCTTAATACCGATTCTAATTGTATGGTTTATTTTTTACCGTAAATATGCCTCTGTTTATAATCATAAAATCAGAGCGCTTCTAAGTGATATAAACGGGAATATTAATGAGTCTATTCAAGGGATGACCATCATCCAAGCCTTTAGACGTCAAAAGAAGGCAACAGAAGAGTTTGAAGGGTGGAATGAGCAGCATTTCACTTACCAAAATAAACTGTTAAGTCTAAATGCGTTAACATCCCATAACCTTGTGGGGGTACTTAGGAATATTTCATTTGTCGTCGTGATTTGGTATTTTGGAGGTGCTTCTTTAGGGATTGGAACCATTGTTTCACTAGGGGTTTTATATGCATTTGTTGACTACTTAGGTAGAATGTTCGGTCCGATTACCGGGATGGTCAATCAATTGGCAAACCTAGAACAGGCACGTGTGTCTGCGGTCCGCGTGTTTGAGTTGATGGATGAAGCGGGAGTTCAGGTTTCTGATATAAAACATCCCCGCTATGAAGGAAATGTTTCCTTTCAGTCTGTTTGGTTTGGTTACAAGGAAAATGAATATGTGTTAAAGGATATTTCCTTTACTGCTTCAAAAGGGGAGACAGTAGCACTGGTCGGGCATACTGGATCAGGAAAGAGCTCGATCATGAATCTTTTATTCCGTTTTTATGATATTGAAAAAGGGAAAATCGTCATTGATGGGCAAAACATTCAGGAATTGCCCAAACAGGCAATCAGACAGCATATGGGAATCGTACTTCAGGATCCGTTCTTGTTTACTGGGACGATTGCATCTAATGTAAGTCTAGATGATTCCTCCATTTCCATGGATCGCGTGAAAAAGGCACTAGAGGATGTAGGGGCAATGGATTTTATCAACGCCTTGCCAAAAGGACTGGAGGAGCCAGTGATTGAAAAAGGAAGTACGTTATCTTCCGGACAACGTCAACTGATCTCCTTCGCACGTGCTCTTGCGTTCGACCCGGCTATCTTGATTCTTGACGAGGCGACAGCAAGTATTGATACAGAAACGGAAGCCGTTATCCAGCAGGCATTAGAAGTATTGAAAAAAGGAAGAACCACTTTCATCATTGCCCACCGACTTTCTACTATTAAAAACGCAGATCAAATACTTGTACTTGACCGCGGAGAAATAGTGGAGCGAGGCAACCATTCCGAACTAATGGAGAGAAAAGGCAAGTATTATCAGATGTACGAATTGCAGCAAGGTAGCAAGGATCTTGCTGTCTAA
- a CDS encoding YheC/YheD family protein — MIELFYEIASQSWYQRFDDEKKVTMGKYFSVPYKNEHTSKFLSFSFLQKDMKAGPLIGILASPKKDGFVGNIGLFKRIQRNLQQSGGLSIIVTPQQLTEDGMDGFCYLPTHDHWVRIQTPLPDLLYNRLSRYEDEKLFLEQTEKLTSLYHIPVFNPHFFDKWELYLQLRDNELLKHHLPKTDLLSEEALAEYLTTYPQVYVKKRKSKKGKGVFLIVRNGNTYLMKSTTTTTVLFPSISKLASYFEKEGSLNSYIIQEAITTLPMKGKKFDYRVLAHSSGNRFAITGVGVRMAKKQQVTTHIPSGGVIVATEELPVTTDHETIEELINQCGKQLTSFYDDIGEFSADIGITPEGKHYIFELNAKPMDFDESIIKQRATESITKVFYDRSGFLMQESST, encoded by the coding sequence ATGATTGAACTTTTTTATGAGATTGCCTCCCAGTCTTGGTACCAGCGCTTTGATGATGAGAAGAAAGTGACAATGGGAAAGTACTTTTCTGTCCCATATAAAAATGAGCATACCAGCAAATTTCTTAGCTTTTCTTTTCTGCAAAAGGACATGAAAGCAGGTCCGCTCATCGGTATCCTAGCCAGTCCAAAAAAGGACGGATTTGTAGGGAATATCGGCCTTTTTAAAAGAATACAACGAAACCTCCAACAATCTGGTGGTTTATCAATAATAGTTACTCCACAGCAACTTACAGAGGATGGAATGGATGGGTTTTGTTATCTGCCAACGCACGACCATTGGGTGAGAATACAAACTCCACTTCCAGATCTTTTGTATAACCGCTTGTCGCGATATGAGGACGAAAAACTTTTCTTAGAGCAAACAGAAAAACTGACCTCTCTTTATCACATTCCCGTTTTCAATCCTCATTTTTTTGATAAATGGGAGTTATATTTACAGCTGAGAGATAATGAGTTATTGAAACACCATCTACCAAAAACGGACCTTCTATCTGAAGAAGCCTTAGCCGAGTACCTAACAACATACCCTCAAGTGTACGTAAAGAAAAGAAAAAGCAAGAAAGGAAAAGGCGTTTTCCTGATCGTACGAAACGGAAACACTTATTTAATGAAATCAACAACCACTACCACCGTCCTATTTCCCTCGATAAGTAAACTAGCCAGTTATTTTGAAAAAGAGGGATCCTTAAATTCTTACATCATCCAAGAAGCCATAACCACTTTGCCGATGAAAGGCAAGAAATTCGATTATAGAGTATTGGCTCACTCAAGTGGCAACCGCTTTGCTATTACTGGGGTTGGCGTTCGAATGGCTAAGAAACAGCAGGTAACCACCCATATCCCTTCTGGCGGCGTAATAGTAGCGACAGAAGAACTTCCGGTTACAACCGACCATGAAACAATAGAAGAGCTAATTAACCAATGTGGAAAACAGCTCACTTCCTTCTACGATGATATTGGGGAATTTTCGGCAGACATTGGAATTACTCCTGAAGGTAAACATTACATTTTTGAATTAAATGCCAAGCCGATGGATTTTGATGAGTCCATAATCAAACAACGGGCCACTGAGAGTATTACCAAGGTTTTCTATGACCGTTCTGGATTTCTTATGCAGGAATCCTCCACGTAA
- a CDS encoding amino acid ABC transporter permease yields MYLTNILTDPERLDRWMTIAQSSLLPLVKGALSYTIPLTLLSFSFGLMIAILTALARISPVKPLQIVARIYVSIIRGTPLLVQLFIIFYGLPSIGITIDSFPAAVIAFSLNVGAYASEIIRAAILSTPKGQWEAAYSMGMSYPQALRRIILPQAARVSIPPLSNSFISLVKDTSLASLILVTEMFRVAQQIAATNYEFLLLYAQAGAIYWVICFCLSLVQGRVERRLDRYVAK; encoded by the coding sequence ATGTACTTAACTAATATCCTGACAGATCCTGAACGTTTAGATAGATGGATGACAATCGCACAAAGTTCCCTTCTCCCTTTGGTGAAGGGAGCTTTGTCTTATACAATCCCATTGACGCTGCTTTCCTTCAGTTTTGGGTTGATGATTGCCATTTTAACGGCATTGGCACGAATATCGCCTGTAAAACCATTACAGATAGTAGCTAGAATTTATGTTTCGATTATTCGTGGAACTCCTCTTTTAGTGCAATTATTTATAATTTTTTATGGATTGCCTTCCATTGGGATTACCATCGATTCTTTTCCAGCCGCAGTGATTGCATTTTCCTTAAATGTAGGAGCATATGCATCGGAAATAATCCGTGCGGCGATCCTTTCCACACCAAAAGGACAATGGGAAGCGGCATATTCCATGGGGATGAGTTATCCTCAAGCGCTTAGACGAATCATATTGCCACAGGCAGCAAGAGTTTCGATTCCACCATTGTCTAATTCATTTATTAGCTTGGTAAAGGATACATCGCTTGCTTCCTTAATTCTCGTAACAGAGATGTTCAGGGTGGCGCAACAGATTGCTGCAACCAACTATGAATTCCTGTTACTTTATGCGCAAGCAGGCGCCATCTATTGGGTAATATGCTTCTGCTTGTCACTTGTTCAAGGTAGAGTGGAACGCCGTTTGGACAGATATGTTGCAAAATGA
- a CDS encoding ABC transporter ATP-binding protein gives MAELQLNHIYKVYEGDVTAVKDFNLHIKDKEFIVFVGPSGCGKSTTLRMIAGLEEISKGDFVIDGKRMNDVAPKDRDIAMVFQNYALYPHMNVYDNMAFGLKLRKFPKEEIDRRVKEAAAILGLEQYLDRKPKALSGGQRQRVALGRAIVRDAKVFLMDEPLSNLDAKLRVAMRAEISKLHQRLQTTTIYVTHDQTEAMTMATRLVVMKDGIIQQVGSPKEVYENPENVFVGGFIGSPAMNFFNGKLEDGAFLIGEQKIAVPEGKMKVLREQGYVGKEIILGIRPEDIHDEPVFIESSVGTTITAVIEVSELLGAESMLYSQINGQDFVARVDSRTDVKPQQKLQLALDMNKCHFFDLETESRIRSK, from the coding sequence ATGGCAGAATTACAACTCAATCATATCTACAAAGTCTACGAAGGCGACGTAACAGCAGTTAAAGACTTCAACTTACACATCAAAGACAAAGAATTTATCGTATTCGTAGGTCCATCAGGTTGCGGTAAATCCACAACTCTACGTATGATTGCTGGTCTTGAAGAAATCTCAAAAGGTGACTTCGTAATTGACGGCAAAAGAATGAACGACGTTGCACCAAAAGACCGCGACATCGCAATGGTATTCCAAAACTATGCACTATATCCGCACATGAATGTCTATGACAACATGGCATTCGGATTAAAATTACGTAAGTTCCCTAAAGAAGAGATTGACCGCCGCGTAAAAGAAGCTGCAGCAATCCTTGGCTTGGAGCAATACCTTGATCGTAAACCAAAAGCATTATCCGGTGGTCAGCGTCAACGTGTAGCACTAGGTCGTGCAATCGTTCGTGATGCAAAAGTCTTCCTAATGGATGAGCCTTTATCCAACCTTGATGCAAAGCTTCGTGTAGCGATGCGTGCTGAGATTTCTAAGCTTCACCAACGCCTGCAAACGACAACTATCTATGTAACGCATGACCAAACTGAAGCAATGACAATGGCAACACGCCTTGTTGTTATGAAAGACGGTATCATCCAGCAAGTTGGTTCACCAAAAGAAGTTTACGAAAACCCAGAAAACGTATTCGTAGGCGGATTCATTGGATCTCCTGCTATGAACTTTTTCAACGGTAAACTTGAAGATGGAGCATTCCTAATCGGCGAACAGAAAATTGCTGTTCCAGAAGGAAAAATGAAGGTACTTCGCGAACAAGGATATGTAGGAAAAGAAATCATCCTTGGAATTCGTCCAGAAGATATCCACGATGAGCCTGTTTTCATTGAATCATCTGTTGGTACTACTATTACAGCTGTAATTGAAGTATCTGAACTTCTAGGTGCAGAATCTATGCTTTACTCTCAAATCAACGGCCAAGATTTCGTAGCACGTGTTGATTCCCGTACAGACGTGAAGCCTCAACAAAAGCTTCAACTTGCATTGGATATGAACAAATGCCACTTCTTCGACCTTGAAACAGAATCTCGTATTCGTTCTAAATAA
- a CDS encoding PucR family transcriptional regulator: MYNQLKKIFKDALIQTSAPHSFSRYLWFTSSDNDYYGIEKEALTTKDILLLETFLQKVEEHQLSMSEKEQWWHELLFGQASQKNPYTQPRPFRFIHFEFSEPLLNKEEWKEALIAFFDNNLEIVWKNFTSGVIVDFLPEVKTEETVPLHDIIDITASDFYTNVKLYIGTYTHLEENLTDLFHWEQTCFERSLQARKQTNIHTFQHALPYMLIENIDAEHISYIKKMFGTMPEDEKELLQSVKVYIENNMNVSLTAKKLFMHRNSLQYRIDKFIERTGLDIKNFQGAMAAYLAIIIIEK, encoded by the coding sequence ATGTACAACCAATTAAAAAAAATATTTAAGGATGCTCTCATCCAGACATCTGCCCCACATAGTTTTTCACGTTATCTTTGGTTCACTTCTTCAGACAATGATTATTATGGAATAGAAAAAGAAGCGTTGACTACAAAAGATATATTGCTATTAGAAACTTTTTTACAAAAGGTTGAAGAACATCAACTATCCATGAGTGAAAAGGAACAGTGGTGGCATGAATTATTATTTGGCCAAGCTTCTCAAAAGAATCCATACACCCAACCAAGGCCTTTCCGCTTTATCCACTTTGAATTTTCGGAACCATTGTTGAACAAAGAGGAATGGAAAGAAGCTCTAATTGCGTTTTTTGATAACAATTTGGAGATTGTATGGAAAAACTTCACTTCCGGCGTGATTGTCGACTTTTTGCCCGAAGTGAAAACGGAAGAAACTGTCCCTCTTCATGACATCATCGACATCACCGCCTCCGACTTTTATACAAATGTAAAATTGTATATCGGAACATACACCCATTTAGAGGAAAACTTAACAGACTTATTTCACTGGGAGCAAACATGCTTTGAACGATCGTTACAAGCAAGGAAGCAGACAAATATCCATACCTTCCAACATGCCCTCCCTTACATGCTGATCGAAAACATAGATGCCGAACACATCTCATATATTAAGAAAATGTTTGGCACGATGCCGGAAGATGAAAAAGAACTTCTGCAAAGCGTAAAAGTGTATATAGAAAATAATATGAATGTATCCCTAACAGCCAAAAAACTCTTCATGCACCGTAACAGCCTTCAATACCGAATTGATAAATTCATTGAACGGACAGGCCTAGACATAAAAAACTTCCAAGGCGCAATGGCCGCCTACCTAGCAATAATAATCATCGAAAAGTAA
- a CDS encoding amino acid ABC transporter ATP-binding protein, which translates to MISVQSLYKQFGELEVLKGIDLNVEQGKVVVVIGPSGSGKTTLLRCLNILETPTSGKVEIDQQALDFSGKVSSNKIASFRRLTGMVFQSYNLFPHKTALQNVMEGPITVKKEAKAKVEERAKRLLEKVGLGDKLDFYPFQLSGGQQQRVGIARALAMEPKVMLFDEPTSALDPELVGEVLRVMKELAQEGMTMVVVTHEMKFAKEVADEVIFMDDGKIVEKGKPAEIFENPKTDRTKQFLRMIESGV; encoded by the coding sequence ATGATATCAGTACAGAGCTTATACAAGCAGTTCGGAGAGTTAGAAGTATTAAAAGGCATCGATTTAAACGTGGAGCAAGGAAAGGTGGTAGTGGTAATAGGTCCATCTGGATCTGGTAAAACCACCCTTCTGCGTTGCTTGAATATATTAGAAACTCCTACTTCCGGTAAAGTGGAAATCGATCAGCAAGCCCTTGATTTTTCCGGAAAAGTATCTTCCAACAAGATTGCCAGCTTTAGAAGACTAACTGGTATGGTGTTTCAAAGTTATAATCTATTCCCTCATAAAACGGCCCTTCAGAATGTGATGGAAGGTCCAATCACAGTGAAAAAAGAGGCAAAGGCAAAGGTGGAAGAGAGAGCTAAAAGGTTGCTTGAAAAGGTTGGCCTTGGAGATAAACTGGACTTTTATCCTTTTCAGCTTTCAGGCGGCCAACAGCAACGTGTCGGAATTGCCCGCGCACTTGCAATGGAGCCGAAAGTGATGCTGTTTGATGAACCTACTTCTGCACTAGATCCCGAACTTGTCGGAGAGGTGCTAAGAGTAATGAAGGAATTGGCACAGGAAGGGATGACCATGGTGGTCGTTACCCATGAAATGAAATTTGCCAAGGAAGTGGCAGATGAAGTGATTTTCATGGATGACGGAAAGATTGTCGAGAAGGGGAAACCTGCAGAGATATTTGAAAATCCAAAGACAGATCGAACGAAGCAATTCCTTCGTATGATTGAAAGTGGAGTTTGA
- a CDS encoding YheE family protein: protein MISHFQLKPFYQNNQLPGWHLSFFYKGHAIKAVYHKNGSIEWPESQTFSEEEKQAVEAQIQELMLFHVYD from the coding sequence ATGATTTCACACTTTCAATTAAAACCTTTCTATCAAAACAACCAACTACCTGGCTGGCATCTTTCCTTTTTTTACAAAGGGCACGCCATTAAAGCTGTCTATCACAAAAACGGTTCCATAGAATGGCCAGAATCACAGACCTTTTCCGAAGAAGAAAAACAAGCGGTGGAAGCGCAGATACAAGAACTCATGCTATTTCACGTTTACGATTGA
- a CDS encoding alpha/beta-type small acid-soluble spore protein, producing MASRNNSSNQLVAPGAQAAIDQMKYEIATEFGVNLGADTTARANGSVGGEITKRLVQMAEQSLGGR from the coding sequence ATGGCAAGCAGAAACAATTCGTCAAATCAATTAGTAGCACCTGGAGCTCAAGCAGCTATCGACCAAATGAAGTACGAAATCGCAACTGAATTTGGTGTAAATCTTGGTGCAGACACAACTGCTCGCGCTAACGGATCTGTTGGTGGAGAAATCACTAAGCGTCTAGTTCAAATGGCTGAGCAATCCCTAGGCGGAAGATAA